In Hyperolius riggenbachi isolate aHypRig1 chromosome 10, aHypRig1.pri, whole genome shotgun sequence, a genomic segment contains:
- the LOC137536853 gene encoding histone H1C-like: protein MAETAPAAAPPAAEPAAKKKQTKKAAAGGGAKKASKKPSGPAVSELILKAVSASKERSGVSLAALKKALAAGGYDVEKNNSRLKLAIKGLLTKGSLVHVKGTGASGSFKVSKKEAAGKEHKKPAQAKKKPAAAAKPKKPVTARKPKAAKSPKKPKPFFF, encoded by the coding sequence ATGGCAGAGACCGCCCCAGCAGCCGCCCCTCCCGCAGCGGAGCCCGCCGCCAAGAAGAAGCAGACAAAGAAGGCGGCAGCCGGAGGAGGAGCCAAGAAAGCCAGCAAGAAGCCTTCCGGCCCCGCCGTGTCCGAGCTCATCCTCAAGGCCGTGTCCGCCTCCAAAGAGCGCAGCGGGGTCTCCCTGGCCGCCCTGAAGAAggctctggctgccggaggctacGATGTGGAGAAGAATAACAGCCGCCTCAAGCTGGCCATCAAGGGCTTGCTGACAAAGGGCAGCCTCGTCCATGTCAAAGGCACCGGCGCCTCCGGATCCTTCAAGGTCAGCAAGAAGGAGGCAGCCGGCAAAGAGCACAAGAAGCCGGCACAGGCCAAGAAGAAGCCAGCGGCTGCTGCCAAGCCTAAGAAGCCGGTTACTGCCAGGAAGCCCAAAGCCGCCAAGTCCCCGAAGAAGcctaagcctttttttttttaa
- the LOC137534674 gene encoding histone H3: MARTKQTARKSTGGKAPRKQLATKAARKSAPATGGVKKPHRYRPGTVALREIRRYQKSTELLIRKLPFQRLVREIAQDFKTDLRFQSSAVMALQEASEAYLVGLFEDTNLCAIHAKRVTIMPKDIQLARRIRGERA; the protein is encoded by the coding sequence ATGGCCAGAACCAAGCAGACCGCCCGCAAGTCCACCGGAGGGAAAGCTCCCCGCAAGCAGCTGGCCACCAAAGCCGCCCGGAAGAGCGCCCCGGCCACCGGAGGAGTGAAGAAGCCTCACCGCTACCGGCCCGGTACAGTGGCTCTCCGAGAGATCCGCCGCTACCAGAAATCCACCGAGCTGCTGATCCGCAAGCTGCCCTTCCAGCGCCTGGTGCGGGAGATCGCCCAGGACTTCAAGACCGACCTGCGCTTCCAGAGCTCGGCCGTCATGGCTCTGCAAGAGGCCAGCGAGGCTTATCTGGTGGGGCTCTTCGAGGACACCAACCTGTGCGCCATCCACGCCAAGAGGGTCACCATCATGCCCAAAGACATCCAGCTGGCCCGCAGGATCCGCGGCGAGAGGGCATAA
- the LOC137534683 gene encoding histone H2B 1.1-like, with the protein MAPEPTKSAPAPKKGSKKAVSKTQKKDGKKRRKTRKESYAIYVYKVLKQVHPDTGISSKAMSIMNSFVNDIFERIAGEASRLAHYNKRSTITSREIQTAVRLLLPGELAKHAVSEGTKAVTKYTSAK; encoded by the coding sequence ATGGCTCCTGAACCAACCAAGTCCGCCCCGGCGCCCAAGAAGGGCTCTAAGAAAGCGGTGAGCAAGACCCAGAAGAAGGACGGCAAGAAGCGCAGGAAGACCAGGAAGGAGAGCTACGCCATCTACGTGtacaaggtgctgaagcaggtgcaCCCCGACACCGGCATCTCCTCCAAGGCCATGAGCATCATGAACTCCTTCGTCAATGACATCTTCGAGCGCATCGCCGGGGAAGCTTCCCGCCTGGCTCATTACAACAAGCGCTCCACCATCACCTCCCGGGAGATCCAGACCGCCGTCCGCCTGCTGCTGCCGGGAGAGCTGGCCAAGCACGCCGTGTCCGAGGGCACCAAGGCCGTCACCAAGTACACCAGCGCCAAGTAA
- the LOC137534669 gene encoding histone H1.11R-like has product MAETAPAAAPPAAEPAAKKKQTKKAAAGGGAKKASKKPSGPAVSELILKAVSASKERSGVSLAALKKALAAGGYDVEKNNSRLKLAIKGLLTKGSLVHVKGTGASGSFKVSKKEAAGKEHKKPAAAKKKPAAAAKPKKPATARKPKAAKSPKKPKKAPGAAKKSPAKKAAKKPAAAAAKKPKAAAKPKKAAKSPAKKAAKPKAAKSPAKKAAKPKKAAPKKK; this is encoded by the coding sequence ATGGCAGAGACCGCCCCAGCAGCCGCCCCTCCCGCAGCGGAGCCCGCCGCCAAGAAGAAGCAGACTAAGAAGGCGGCAGCCGGAGGAGGAGCCAAGAAAGCCAGCAAGAAGCCTTCCGGCCCCGCCGTGTCTGAGCTCATCCTCAAGGCCGTGTCCGCCTCCAAAGAGCGCAGCGGGGTCTCCCTGGCCGCCCTGAAGAAGGCTCTGGCTGCCGGAGGATACGATGTGGAGAAGAATAACAGCCGCCTCAAGCTGGCCATCAAGGGCTTGCTGACAAAGGGCAGCCTCGTCCATGTCAAAGGCACCGGCGCCTCCGGATCCTTCAAGGTCAGCAAGAAGGAGGCAGCCGGCAAAGAGCACAAGAAGCCGGCGGCGGCCAAGAAGAAGCCAGCGGCTGCCGCCAAGCCTAAGAAGCCGGCTACTGCCAGGAAGCCCAAAGCCGCCAAGTCCCCGAAGAAGCCTAAGAAAGCCCCCGGCGCCGCCAAGAAGAGCCCCGCTAAGAAGGCGGCCAAGAAACCAGCGGCAGCTGCTGCCAAGAAGCCCAAAGCTGCCGCTAAACCCAAGAAAGCCGCCAAGAGCCCCGCTAAGAAGGCAGCCAAGCCTAAGGCCGCCAAAAGCCCGGCAAAGAAGGCAGCAAAGCCCAAGAAGGCCGCTCCTAAGAAGAAATAA
- the LOC137534681 gene encoding histone H2A type 2-B, whose translation MSGRGKQGGKARAKAKTRSSRAGLQFPVGRVHRLLRKGNYAERVGAGAPVYLAAVLEYLTAEILELAGNAARDNKKTRIIPRHLQLAVRNDEELNKLLGGVTIAQGGVLPNIQAVLLPKKTESHKAAKSK comes from the coding sequence ATGTCTGGAAGAGGCAAACAAGGCGGCAAGGCTCGTGCCAAGGCCAAGACTCGCTCCTCCCGGGCCGGGCTGCAGTTCCCAGTCGGCCGTGTTCACCGTCTGCTGAGGAAGGGCAACTATGCAGAGCGGGTGGGGGCCGGAGCTCCGGTCTATCTGGCCGCAGTGCTGGAGTATCTGACCGCTGAGATCCTGGAGCTGGCTGGCAACGCCGCCCGGGACAACAAGAAGACCCGCATCATCCCCCGCCACCTGCAGCTGGCCGTGCGCAACGACGAGGAGCTCAACAAGCTGCTGGGTGGGGTGACCATCGCCCAGGGGGGCGTCCTGCCCAACATCCAGGccgtgctgctgcccaagaagaCCGAGAGCCACAAGGCCGCCAAGAGCAAGTAA